GTTGCGATTCGGTATTAGGCGAATGGTATTTTTGGagaatatttgtacaatgtGGAaaccaaaaaagtttttagacCTTTGTggaaattagaaataatttgcgTACCGACCGACTGACCGAGTGTCGAGGGGGAAAGGGGGTTGTAATAATTCTACCTTTTTAAACCTAGCTAAGCCAAAAAATTGAACGCCAATTTGTAATGTAGGCAAGCGACCGCTGACTGGCGAcaagtttatatatttgtgatatataAAGTACGATATAGGTGGTTGTACCGCACTGCAGGCGTTTTCTGTACATACACGGTTATATATTCGTCGTGcatatagaatatttatttcccATTGTATATAACGTGTAATTATCCGCGACGGGACAGCGTGGTATCGGCCTAAGTCTGAACTAGGAGTTCGGTGTGACGATGTCTCGCCGTCGCTGTCCCGTCGCTTAGTTTAactaactataattaatatataacgaAGATGTTTAccttatttcctttttttccttttttaccTCGTTTTAGATATAAATGAGTCAGTCGaggctgattttttttatcacttgACTCGTGAGCGTAGTTCACTTATCGTTAGTCGTAGATCTATTTGTTTTCTTGTTATGGTTTCAGAGAACTGTGAAAAttctttgtattatattattatcagaGAGAGGGTGGTTCCGGACCAcatatgttaatatattattaatattggtaaaataaaattgttaaatatgaTTTCGGATGTTTTATTTGATTGTTTTACGTAAACGGTAAAAGAAACGATttgcttttgaagtaaaacttctttaagcacgcttgacttggggagtaagctgttgaatgcgtgagaagaacgttacgaaaagtgtaatcggacGAGTCGAACAGAAGTTGCGAGGGAGATATCAGttatcattcattttttttttatctatagttAAATTTCTCTTATTACCATCCAGTTCCTATGTTAATACTTCAAAAGAGTAGTTTTGTTTACCGCGCTAGTCTCAAGAGCTACCTgattcgatttgaaaaatatatttcagtacAGTTAACCTATTTATCGACGAAGGCTACATTACACTTTAACCAATAGAAGCCTAGCAATTAGGGAACGTACCCATCTTACGTGTCCCGCTCAGGGGTAAAGGTGTCTAATACCACGCTTGGTCACAGGGGCGGGGGGAGTAATCTTAGATTATCGTCACGTAGTAGTTAATCTCTGGAAAAATTTCGCGCTTTTTCGAGTTACATTAAAATGTGGCGCTTTTTAGACTCACAAGTGGCACCAATGACGCTGACTACGGCAAACTGACAGTATAACGGATAGTGCTGCTAATTTGGGGGAATTTCCCCCATATTTAGGAATATTTTGCAAATAATGGGAAAGtttgatacatttttaaagtattttttgagaACTTTTAATTCGTCAGAacgtaatatataaaactaataaaaaattccTCAATTATCAATTGTTAAAAGAATATGttcaatgaatataataaagcaaagtATAccctttgaaaaatataaacatataaaaaataatcggactgatttttaaataattttaattttaggtttagggggttttgttttaatttagggacttttgttaaaatattttgggAAAAGGTATTTTCAAGAGTTGGGAGCACTGATGACCGAGCAGTGAAGTatggttaaaaaattatttcaacgaTACTTCGAATTACTACGTAAAAACTATTACTACATGTGGTCACCAAGAGTGAGgggttaaaatattgtaaaaactgGTATCGTGTATAACAAAGTCAAGCCCGCAGTttccaacccacctgcccagcgctatggcttatgtccagcagtggactgcgataggctgcaatgatgatgatgatgacgatgataaattaattgttaaatacaatttattattttactacttatttCCGTTAACAAGTCCGTCCTTCCGTCTATCAAGATAAAAGTCACGTAAAGCGACAAACAACATAATAGAAATGGCACGCAAATGGCAAatgtcattatatatatatatatataaatgtactgtgtggctacggtactaaagaatatagccaccccctctcttcccgtgggtgtcgtaagaggcgactaagggataacacagttccgctaccaccttgaaacttaaaaagccgaccggtggcgggataaccatccaactgctggctttgaaatacacaggccgaagacgggcagcagcgtttttggtgcgacaaagccagccctgcggtcaccaacccgcctgcccagcgtggtgactatgggcagagcACATGAgtttatgttatttttggcgtaaacttgtggaggcctatgtccagcagtggactgtataggctataatgatgatgatataatgatgatataaataaatattatagttatttcatTAAACTAAATCTCAAAAATTAGtactttaatgtttttaatatttttattccattttttttatgtattttttattttgggtatatatttacaaactgaaaaataaaatattttttaatatatttttttaaatagtaaatatggGAATAAGATGGGTAATAagatgccgtgtggtgtcgacCGAGTTGAATAGCACCCCATTTCTTCCCGTGaaggtcgtaaaaggcgaccgagggataaacctggctcaaaatcatcgtGGGCCTAACCAGTGACGTCCAGAGGGTGGCGCGGaacttaggcaactctgcgtttttctgaagagtgtcctaggcgacactgTCTAAATCTTCTGCAATAGATGGACTAAGGCTAATGATGATGGGTCAAGAgactaaattaatgaaataattagaAAGATGtgtacattatataatattaaatagataaaaaatagtaGTCTAAaagttctataaaataaattacaaatatataaaaaaaaaaatttaaaattaaaaaattgtctgttgttatataactataaatactataaaacttGCAACTGAGGAAAAGTaacaatttctgtttttttttttcataaaactgCATGTCTGCTTGAATGCAGTCGACGATAAAATTATTCCTACGATAAAATCAATGTATCACTAAACAGTCTCTCTGATTTTACCCTGTgattaaatagtatttataaaaacgtttacgtgatgatatattttatttccttcTTTGCTTCGTATGTCGCCATGTCGATGCCAATAGTACTTTGGTTATTATGTCTTTGTTATGTGGTTCAGACCTACGCTAACGATATGTTGGTAAGTATAAACCCTCCCATTAGCCTTTGAGTGTAACTTCTTTTGATTTTAGAACATTAATGTTGCTCAACTGTTTAtgctttgtattttaaatttattgacacTCAATAAAACAATCTTCAAACGATAAACTTTTTGATTTCGAAATTTTTACTAATcgtttattatcttattatacttattacttACAGTGAATTGCTTAGAATTAGCAGTGATATAGAATGTACAACAATAAtgttctaaataattttaagcccttttattaacaaataatttacagGGTCCAGGAATGTGGTCGCTGATAAGTATAGGCGACTGTTCGTTAGACTTGGAAAATGAGGTAGCGACCTTTGAAGTTAACAAACACAAACTGAACCGCACGCACGACGGCTTCTCCGCTACTATTGTTGCGTCTGAAACTATTGACGATAAATACGGGGTAAGTTCAGGATAACTAAAACATATGTTTCagaaataagtttaatttgaaCCCTACGCATTCAACTTGTAACATTCCACTACTGCGCATAGGCTCTTTCTCCATAAGTAACGaatgctatcaggtgtacatgataacaactgggaccgacggcttaacgttctctctgaggcaaggtggggagacccacaaggactgcacgtactcccagaccacggtaaacatctgtatggtcaatacaaaagtttgtcatgtgcggggatcgaacccgcaaccgccagccacaaaacagtgctgtgaccgttgcgccaaagcgtcgttattaatttataaatcaattttcTCTAATATGATCATTTAATGCAGGGTTTGGTAGAAGTATGTAAGTATGTTGATGGTGGATGCAAGCAGTACCAAGTTGTTTCCGACAACAATGTGGTCAGCATGTTGAACAAGTACTCGAAGGAGAACGTCATTAGTGCTCTTACGTTAGCCAATATCGATCCGCCGGAATTCCCAATCGAAAAGGTAAAAGTAATACTTTTAATTAGACatctgaatattttattaagtaataaaatattttctagtgTTAATAAttcttgataaaataatatcgaGCTGCGAGACTTGGCATTGTTACGTGTTCATTTTAAGAAAGCCACCGAAAAGTAATAACCTAGGGGagttaacataattttaatataattaactttCTGTCAAGTTAACTGCACCTAGATGTAACCGGTAAATCTAGTGTTAATTTCATTGAGAAATGGCATTTGTAAAACGAAGCgtctaatattatataaaaacctAGCAAACTTTGTTTTGGATTTTTAAAACCAGTCCTTTGATATCTATTTTCATTTCAGGGAGAGTACCACGTGGAGGACTATGTGTTGGAATACTGCAAGTTGCCGCAAGAGGCAATTTACGGAGAATTCGAAGCTTTGTCATTTCTAGTGCTGAATAACGAAAAAGTCGCTTGCGTTAAATGTGTTTTAGAATTCAATAAACTGGAAGATGAAGACTATTGCAAGGAATAATAAGCATTTGTATTAatgctattaatttcttttaatttttgtgattttcaaattatttagaataaattatttgtatatattttacttttaatgattatttatatttttggcaagattatattaaaaataaatatataaaaattcagaaTAATGGATTtctctataattatttaattaaccctcaaaatatataaagtaactcTCCTTTTCCTTCATTAAATCACTTTATATTTATGATGAGTTTGATATTATGTATACCTTAGTAACTTCATTATCAGtattgtaaatgaaaatatttggtAATATGCGCTACACGtgtttctttattgtacaccaataaAGCAATTTTACGTAGAAACAAAAGAATATTGCTAGGTATCTCAAGGACAGAGTGCATTACCGCTGGACaacgatctcttccaggtaACATTATACAACTAGCTATGcctgcgactttgtccgcgtggaagttaacaaaatagttattgttcagttcatatatcagctatctgccagtaaaggtctcgtcaaaattggtccagccgtttcagagattaaccggaacaaacagacggacaaaattataaaaaaagttattttggtatatgtactttgtatacatccatattaatttagtaaaaaacggttattttaaaagtaaagttttaaaagtaaaagacTTAGGTAGGCAtgtgatacaaatgaaaaaataaatagtaggtagGTAATAAAGAAGTAGGTGCGGTCCCccaacgcgatgtattttttttttttttttttgaattattaatactcgtacatacttaggtactttaagattaagtttctttaatcattttttactttttaaaggcaactcaaGTTATTGTGTCggggatttttaatttttaatttaattttcattttatactttttataggtacacttattataatgtagattttgttTCTCCCCACCACATATGTTTGCAGATATTGGGTATTTTCCCCACTTTTACCCCCAGAGTTTTTTCagggctcaaccgattttcatcgAACACATTTTGTAATGTGCACGTGATGcgctttcatttgaaacccccactagattatatttatagacattCGGTTATTCTTCCCCACTTTCACCCCCTACAGCTTTTAAACGACTAAAccgattttcatcaaacatatcTAACAAGACTCGCCCGTAACtcacctttcatacaaaaaaaaactaaattgaaatcgcttcatccattcgcgagctacggagccacagacagaaagacagacacgtcaaacttataacacccctctttttgcgtcgaggGTTAAAAAAGAGGATGACTGTTGAAAATTGCTTTCAAAGCCTAGTCGAATAAAGAAATCTTTAATTTTGCATTTTCGAACTACGCTTCAACTTcaacaacaaatattttgtgCATTTACTGATCTTCGTCGTATTGGCCAAAGCTCTGGGCAAATTCGGCGTAATACCTAATGATCTCAATAGAAGTTTTCCGACTATTTTCGATAGGTGAACTTTAAAATGGAGCATAGCTAAACTAAGATTATAACTAATATGCCATCCTATTCCGTttcaaatgaaatgaaataaaaacgtttattacaacaacaaaaaaagctTAATGAGTTAAGTTAGCTGAGGCAGCCATTGTTTTCTGATCTTAAAATACTAACGAATCCTCTGGAGCATAAAATCCATTTATGTCGGTCCTAATTCAAGATAGAAGTAAATTGCCGTATCTCATtcagctatttttttattattattatacaacagCATACGCAACATTGCAACAGCAGCATATAAAGCTAATTCGAAACAAGAATGTTAATCAATTTAAGAAAAGTATTCTTCAAGCAAAAATACCATATTTGTACAAAACTGTACAAAATTACATGAGAGATACAAAAGAATATGGTAGCTCCATAGTAAACCATAATAAACTCATATGGTTTTCCAGTCTTATAATTttaccattaaaaaaatatttaaaaacctgAAAAAtaagctaaatatatattttttattttaaaacataagcaCTTACCGTAATCGATATCGTAATCGTATTGCAAGTAGTCTGTGCATCAGTCTAATGTGACTAAAAAAACTGAGTTCAAAGTAGCTAGCTTGATATATGTCTGTAGCAAAAGTAAGATGTCACCCTTGATGTACaccaattttttataaatctagtTACGGAACATGTCATAGGTATATTTATGATctggaaaaaaaatacaaaaactataAGATTAAGGGTGGAAAATTTGTTGTAGTACGACACCTAATCTCTATTAATCTATaacttaaacaataaaataaatatgttgtcatttagttaaataaaagctttagaCGTAAAATCTTCTAAAGcttcttatatatgtatattttgaagCATTACTACCACATttctacttatatttttatagtaatttaaaagATATGAACTTATTAGATTTAAATGGGACTCATTATTTCTAAAGCTACAGATTACAAGCGatgtaacattatatttatgaaaattgtcCCTTATTAAGATCGTATCTACTTCGTGTTCTCACGAACGCGTGTTCGCAAATACATGTAGAGATACAATAACTATGAATCAATCTAACTCTATAAACACCTCTGTACACGACActaatttataacttattaaacTAGAagtgtttgtctgtttgttttttaCACTAATCTGAACCTTTTATCATTTCAGAATGAAGATTAAAGAAAGAGTTTCTACAATGTAAAGCCTTCTTCATCATCTTTAGTATTGGCTTTCAATGACACAAAGCGAGAACGGATGTTTCGCCAACGTCACATAGAATATTTAAAGCAAGTTTGTTGTGAAAGAGGACAGACTATAAAAAGAAACACTACGACCCATGAAGCGTAACTGTCGTGGTAAATGCGGGTGAATTGGCACAAGCAGTTCAGTGTTCAAGG
Above is a window of Melitaea cinxia chromosome 19, ilMelCinx1.1, whole genome shotgun sequence DNA encoding:
- the LOC123662881 gene encoding uncharacterized protein LOC123662881 encodes the protein MSMPIVLWLLCLCYVVQTYANDMLGPGMWSLISIGDCSLDLENEVATFEVNKHKLNRTHDGFSATIVASETIDDKYGGLVEVCKYVDGGCKQYQVVSDNNVVSMLNKYSKENVISALTLANIDPPEFPIEKGEYHVEDYVLEYCKLPQEAIYGEFEALSFLVLNNEKVACVKCVLEFNKLEDEDYCKE